One Chondrinema litorale genomic window, ATGAAGATGTTATCAGAACTCCTGCAAGTCCATTTCAAGAAGCATCTGGCATTACCGTAGTAAGAGGTAATTTGTGTGAAAATGGAGCCATTATAAAACCTTCGGCTGCAACACCAGAGTTAATGCAACACAGAGGTAAAGCGGTGGTTTTCGAAAACATAGAAGAATACCACGAGAAAATAAATGATCCTGAGCTAGAAGTAGATGCTTCTTGCATTTTGGTATTAAAGAATGTGGGTCCTAAGGGGTATCCTGGTATGCCAGAAGTTGGAAATATGGCAATTCCCAAAAAACTATTGGCAGAGGGTGTAACTGATATGGTGCGTATTTCAGATGGTCGTATGAGTGGAACAGCTTTCGGAACAGTGTTTTTACATGTATCGCCAGAAGCAGCGGCAGGTGGAACTTTGGCTTTAGTAGAAAATGGTGATGAGATTGAAGTGGATGTTGCCAAAAAGAGGCTGCATTTATTTGTATCAGATGTGGAGTTAGAAAGACGTAAAAGCAGTTGGCAAGCACCAGATTTGGGATATAATCGTGGATATGTGCAATTGTATATCAAACATGTTGAGCAAGCAGAAAAAGGTGTTGATCTAGACTTTTTAAAAGGTAAATCTACTAGTGTGGTATTAAGAGATTCTCATTAAAGTTTGATTTTAGAATCCATAGTAAGAAACAAATAAACCCTTTTTCAGAAGGGTTTATTTGTTTTCAACCAAGAGTAAGCTTTAATAAACGGGTTTTGATTACTGAATAAAGAGAAAGATTTCTAAATTGGAGATACTGTAGCCTATCAGTATTTTCACATCAGTAAATATTGCAGTAATGAACAAAGCGCTGATCCGATCAATTCTACCATCAATATTTTTTTGCATTATCTTAATTTCTTGCGGTTCTTTTAAAAAAGAAGATCAACCTATAACTCCACAATTTTGGGAAAAAGCCATTGCCAAGTATGAAGAAGCTGATAGACAAAATCCACCTAAACAGGGAGAAATACTATTTATAGGCAGTTCATCTTTCACACTTTGGAAAAATGTAGCAGGTTACTTTCCAAGCAAAGAAATCATTAACCGGGGTTTTGGTGGAGCTCAAACCAGAGATGTACTTTTCTATAAAGAAAGACTGATACTTCCATATCAACCATCACAGGTTGTAATATACATTGGTGAGAATGATCTATCTGTAGGCAAAACAGCATCAGAAACAGCTTACAGTGTCGAAAAATTAATCAACTGTATTTTACAGCAATTTCCCAATACTTCAATAGTTTATATTTCCATCAAACCTAGTCCTAGTAAATGGGATTTGAAAGATAAAATGCAGGATACAAATAAACTGATATCAGCTTTTATAGCTCAAAATAAAAAGGTTGAATTTGTAGATGTTTGGGACTCCATGTTAGATGAGGACGGTAAACCTCCTATGAGTATTTTCTTGGAAGATAGTCTCCATATGAATGACAAAGGCTATGCAATTTGGCAAAAGAAAATCGCTCCACATTTAAAGTGAAATCACTGTTTTGGTGAACTCCCTTTTCTCTCAGATAGGGCAGGATAGTAGAACCGAAACCAAGAAATAACTTTATAGTAATTAATAAGCTTTTTTACAGATGGTTTATTTCTTACTAAAAGTAAGTTTTAAAAGCCATTTTTCATTATTGGGTAAAGAAAAAACACCTAAAATTGGAGATAAAAGGAGGCTTAAGTATTTTACTTAATGTAAATAGACTTAAGAAAATGAAAAAACGTATGATCAAGTTTCTCAAACTTCAACTAATAGTTAGTTTTTTATTTTTATCCTTTATTTCATCTGCTCAGCAAGCAAAAGATGAAAATAAGTGGGAAAAAGAAATAGCAAAATTTGAAAAGAAAGATGCTGAAAATCCTCCTCAGTTAGGTGAAATATTATTCATCGGCAGCTCTTCAATTACTATTTGGCGAGATACTCAAGAGTATTTTCCTGATAAACCAATTATTAATAGAGGTTTTGGCGGCTCTCAAACAAGTGACTTACTTACATTTAAAGAAAGGTTAATCCTTCCATACAAACCTTCTCAGGTTGTAATTTATGTTGGCGAAAACGACATTGCGGCTAATAAAACTCCAAAAAAAGCGGCAAAAGATGGCAAAAAATTAATCAAATGGATATTAAAGCAGTTCCCAGAAACTTCGGTAGCTTATATATCGATGAAACCCAGTATTAGTAGATGGGAGCTTAGAGATAATATGCAGGCAGCAAATGTTTTGATGAAGAAGTTTGCTAGTAAAA contains:
- a CDS encoding GDSL-type esterase/lipase family protein, with the protein product MEIKGGLSILLNVNRLKKMKKRMIKFLKLQLIVSFLFLSFISSAQQAKDENKWEKEIAKFEKKDAENPPQLGEILFIGSSSITIWRDTQEYFPDKPIINRGFGGSQTSDLLTFKERLILPYKPSQVVIYVGENDIAANKTPKKAAKDGKKLIKWILKQFPETSVAYISMKPSISRWELRDNMQAANVLMKKFASKNDKVEFIDVWDSMLGDEGKPLANIFLEDGLHMNANGYVIWQKKIAPYLK
- a CDS encoding GDSL-type esterase/lipase family protein, translated to MNKALIRSILPSIFFCIILISCGSFKKEDQPITPQFWEKAIAKYEEADRQNPPKQGEILFIGSSSFTLWKNVAGYFPSKEIINRGFGGAQTRDVLFYKERLILPYQPSQVVIYIGENDLSVGKTASETAYSVEKLINCILQQFPNTSIVYISIKPSPSKWDLKDKMQDTNKLISAFIAQNKKVEFVDVWDSMLDEDGKPPMSIFLEDSLHMNDKGYAIWQKKIAPHLK